One stretch of Vulpes lagopus strain Blue_001 chromosome 12, ASM1834538v1, whole genome shotgun sequence DNA includes these proteins:
- the ZNF79 gene encoding zinc finger protein 79 isoform X4: MSESPSEPDISEDSSQDTNIELPPGESDHRNSDLGKSFNLRPVLSPQQRVPTEVRPQKWETHTESFKKNSPIIKPHRAKPYTCSECGKAFSYCSSLSQHQKSHTGEKPYECNECGKAFSQSSSLIQHQRIHTGEKPYKCNECGRAFSQNANLTKHQRTHTGEKPYKCSECEKAFSDCSALVQHQRIHTGEKPYECSDCGKAFRHSANLTNHQRTHTGEKPYKCSECGKAFSYCAAFIQHQRIHTGEKPYKCGACGKAFSQSANLTNHQRTHTGEKPYKCSECGKAFSQSTNLIIHQKTHTGEKPYKCNECGKFFSESSALIRHHIIHTGEKPYECNECGKAFNQSSSLSQHQRIHTGVKPYECRECGKAFRCSSAFIRHQRLHAGE; encoded by the coding sequence ATGTCTGAATCACCATCTGAGCCTGACATTTCTGAAGACTCATCCCAAGACACAAATATAGAGCTGCCCCCTGGGGAGTCAGATCACAGGAACAGTGACCTGGGGAAGAGCTTCAACCTGAGACCAGTCCTTTCTCCACAACAGAGAGTTCCTACAGAAGTGAGACCCCAGAAGTGGGAAACACATACAGAGAGCTTCAAAAAGAATTCCCCTATAATTAAGCCCCACAGAGCCAAACCATATACATGTAGTGAATGTGGCAAAGCCTTCAGTTATTGTTCTTCCCTTTCTCAGCATCAGAAGAGTCACACTGGGGAGAAACCCTATGAGTGCAATGAATGTGGGAAGGCTTTCAGCCAGAGCTCATCTCTCATTCAGCACCAGAGgattcacactggagagaaaccttacaaatgtaACGAATGTGGAAGAGCCTTCAGCCAGAATGCAAACCTCACAAAACACCAGCGAACTCATACTGGAGAAAAGCCCTACAAATGTAGCGAGTGTGAGAAAGCCTTCAGTGACTGTTCAGCCCTTGTTCagcatcagagaattcacactggagaaaaaccctaTGAGTGCAGTGACTGCGGGAAGGCCTTCCGTCACAGCGCAAATCTTACAAACCACCAGAGGACCCACACGGGGGAAAAGCCGTACAAGTGCAGCgagtgtgggaaggccttcagtTACTGTGCCGCATTTATTCAGCATCAGAGAATCCACACCGGGGAGAAACCCTATAAGTGTGGTGcatgtgggaaggccttcagcCAGAGTGCAAACCTCACAAATCATCAGAGgactcacacaggagagaaaccctacaAATGCAGCGAGTGTGGAAAGGCCTTCAGCCAAAGCACTAATCTCATAATCCACCAGAAGACCCACACTGGGGAAAAGCCATATAAATGTAATGAGTGTGGGAAATTTTTCAGTGAGAGCTCAGCCCTTATTCGGCATCATATAatccacacaggagagaaaccctatgagtgCAATGAGTGTGGGAAGGCGTTTAACCAGAGCTCTTCCCTCAGTCAGCACCAGAGGATTCACACTGGTGTGAAGCCCTATGAATGTAGggagtgtgggaaggccttcaggTGTAGCTCCGCTTTCATTAGACACCAGAGACTCCATGCTGGGGAGTAG
- the ZNF79 gene encoding zinc finger protein 79 isoform X3: protein MNSQSEQREEGPWMLEGGGLRSTCPDWKIMSESPSEPDISEDSSQDTNIELPPGESDHRNSDLGKSFNLRPVLSPQQRVPTEVRPQKWETHTESFKKNSPIIKPHRAKPYTCSECGKAFSYCSSLSQHQKSHTGEKPYECNECGKAFSQSSSLIQHQRIHTGEKPYKCNECGRAFSQNANLTKHQRTHTGEKPYKCSECEKAFSDCSALVQHQRIHTGEKPYECSDCGKAFRHSANLTNHQRTHTGEKPYKCSECGKAFSYCAAFIQHQRIHTGEKPYKCGACGKAFSQSANLTNHQRTHTGEKPYKCSECGKAFSQSTNLIIHQKTHTGEKPYKCNECGKFFSESSALIRHHIIHTGEKPYECNECGKAFNQSSSLSQHQRIHTGVKPYECRECGKAFRCSSAFIRHQRLHAGE, encoded by the coding sequence actGGAAGATTATGTCTGAATCACCATCTGAGCCTGACATTTCTGAAGACTCATCCCAAGACACAAATATAGAGCTGCCCCCTGGGGAGTCAGATCACAGGAACAGTGACCTGGGGAAGAGCTTCAACCTGAGACCAGTCCTTTCTCCACAACAGAGAGTTCCTACAGAAGTGAGACCCCAGAAGTGGGAAACACATACAGAGAGCTTCAAAAAGAATTCCCCTATAATTAAGCCCCACAGAGCCAAACCATATACATGTAGTGAATGTGGCAAAGCCTTCAGTTATTGTTCTTCCCTTTCTCAGCATCAGAAGAGTCACACTGGGGAGAAACCCTATGAGTGCAATGAATGTGGGAAGGCTTTCAGCCAGAGCTCATCTCTCATTCAGCACCAGAGgattcacactggagagaaaccttacaaatgtaACGAATGTGGAAGAGCCTTCAGCCAGAATGCAAACCTCACAAAACACCAGCGAACTCATACTGGAGAAAAGCCCTACAAATGTAGCGAGTGTGAGAAAGCCTTCAGTGACTGTTCAGCCCTTGTTCagcatcagagaattcacactggagaaaaaccctaTGAGTGCAGTGACTGCGGGAAGGCCTTCCGTCACAGCGCAAATCTTACAAACCACCAGAGGACCCACACGGGGGAAAAGCCGTACAAGTGCAGCgagtgtgggaaggccttcagtTACTGTGCCGCATTTATTCAGCATCAGAGAATCCACACCGGGGAGAAACCCTATAAGTGTGGTGcatgtgggaaggccttcagcCAGAGTGCAAACCTCACAAATCATCAGAGgactcacacaggagagaaaccctacaAATGCAGCGAGTGTGGAAAGGCCTTCAGCCAAAGCACTAATCTCATAATCCACCAGAAGACCCACACTGGGGAAAAGCCATATAAATGTAATGAGTGTGGGAAATTTTTCAGTGAGAGCTCAGCCCTTATTCGGCATCATATAatccacacaggagagaaaccctatgagtgCAATGAGTGTGGGAAGGCGTTTAACCAGAGCTCTTCCCTCAGTCAGCACCAGAGGATTCACACTGGTGTGAAGCCCTATGAATGTAGggagtgtgggaaggccttcaggTGTAGCTCCGCTTTCATTAGACACCAGAGACTCCATGCTGGGGAGTAG